Below is a window of Fulvitalea axinellae DNA.
CGCAACAGAAATTACTTTTTGAGAAAGAATTGCGAAAGTTCCATATTTCAGGTAATCTTTTCGGCTTTGAGGCAATGGACGCCGCTTATAAACACGGCGAGTCTTGGTTGGCCCAGGTGTTGGAATATATAGAAGGGAATGTCGAATTCATGGCGGAATATATTTCCGAATATATGCCGGCTATAAAGATGATGGAGCCAGAGGCCTCTTATCTTGTTTGGTTGGATTGTACGGGGCTAGGGCTTGACGCCGTCGCATTGAATGACCTGATCGTAAAAGATGCCCGTTTGGGACTTAACGACGGGAGAATGTTTGGTGCGGGCGGAAAAGGTTATCAAAGAGTCAATGTCGCCTGTCCTCGGGCGGTTGTGGTTCAGGCTATGGATAGGTTGTACAAGGCTCTGGAGGCTAAAGGCCTATTGTCTTGAGAGGCTAGATTTTCGCCTCGAAACTATATTTTGGGAAAAGGCCGGCGCTTTCAGTGAGTCGGCCTTTTCTGCTTGCCTCGATGTCAAGGTTGAATCCGGAGAATTTTACCAGATATTCTTTCAAGCTTGTGCCGTAAGCGTCTTTCGGCTCAATTTTTCCGCGTGAGTTGAACCAGTCTTTGACGGATTGTGATCCGACCAAATGGGCCGCCGCCAATATGCCGCTTTCGGTAATGTGAACACCGGCGATTTTCCGGCCCGAAAACACTCTGATGTAGTTTCTCAAACGGAATTTGTTGATCATGCAATAGCGAAGGAACGCTTCGTCTTGCGTAGACGGATCCGTCAGAAACGCTTTTTTGTTTGTTTGGTATTTTTGAAGCCCTAAATCCTTGAGGGCCGTTCTGCCAAACTGGTAGGCGCCAAGATAGCCGTGACTGTTCGTGATGCCGTAACGGTCGCTAGATTCTCTGAAACGAATCGCTTCGCTGAACTTTTTGAAGCCGTTGTGGTTGTTCCATATTGAAACGCCTCCTGCTATATCCTCATATTCTTCGAGGGTAGCGGGATCTTCCTCAATAGGAGATTCTGTTGCTTTCACGGGATCGTCCGTCACTTGTGCGACGTTGATGAAAAACACGCCTATAAAACTGATGAATGCTTTCATAATTTACTTTGTCCTTAGCCCAACATTGGATCAAGCAAAAAGGAAGCCGCAAAGCTATGCTTATTTTTCTTATACGCAAATATAATTTAAATGGTTTTAAATTTACTTTTAATTATTTTAAGTGTAAAAAACTGATCAAAAGTTTCGGTTATTTCAAAAAATAAGATATTTTGATAGGTTAAACGCAATACGTTCGGGCTTTAATTGCGTTTAATTGGTATTCTCATAACGGCTCAATTCTCGATTTATTTCACAAAATCGGTCGAAATAATTATTTTTTTGATTCAATTAATTCAATTGACTTCCCTCCAAATGTCTTCATCCAGTGTTTTTTCGGGGAAAAAGAAGCCGTTTTTGGCTTAAAGTCATTGATGATCCATGTTCCGTCTAAAGATTGGACGCTCGTTTCCGGTTCTTCTGGTTTTTTTAAGAATAGATTAAAGTCGATGTGCTTTTCGCAAATGTCGAGAATCGCCGGTGTTGGATTGTCGATTATTCCAAATGTGTTTCCGTTGACCGTATATAATCTCACTCCCTTTAATGTCATGCTGGGAGTTTGTTTTTCGGATAATCCGATTCTGGTGTTCGCTATATAATAAGGAAAGCTTGCCGTGTCTGGAATTGTAGTATGCAGATTGATAAAAGCTCTAGCCCTTTCGGAGATAAGGTCGAGTGTTGGCCCATATTTGGTTTTGTAAACGACAAGTTTGTCGGGTTTTATAGGTTGGATGCCCCGAACAGTTAATGCTACTGCCGACATTAATGGAATTAGTGCCCATCGAAACTTTCGGAAACGTTGAGGGAAGGCTAGGGCCATGATTGTAATTGACAATGTTGAAATGAGCTCAATAATACCAAAGCCCCGTAGTTGAATTGTGGAGGCTGGCAATTGGTTGATGAATACGAGAATATGTCGGCATATATTGAGTAATTGTTCAATACACCAAGTGAATGGGGTGGATAGCCACGAGAATTCTTGAATGAAAATATAAACACTGCTCAAGATTGTGCAGACGCTGATAATCGGAACGGCAAGAAGATTTGATAAAAGAAAATATGTTGGGAAAGTTCCAAAGTGGAAAAGAATGAGGGGAAGTGTGGCGATTTGGGCGGCGGTAGATACGCATAGGGCTTGCCAGATTTTTCGAGGCAGATATTTTTTAGGATTGAAAATGGAGGAAAGTGCTGGGTAGATGGTAAGAATACCTGCTATGGCGAGAAAAGAAAGTTGGAAGCCAAGATCGTAAAGCCATAGCGGATTGATGAAGAGCATTATTAGAGCGGTACCGCAGAGCGTGTTGAGCGGAACGGAATCTCGGTGTAGATAATCGCCTATAGCCAAAAGCCCGAACATGACGGAAGCCCGAGCGGCAGAGGCGGGCATGCCTGTAAGCAGGCAAAAGGAAAGTAAGGAAAGAAGAACCACGAACAGGAACATGAGTCGGTATTTGGGCTGTTTGCGCCAAGAGCGAAAAAGAAAAAGCAATGCCCCGTAAATTATGCCGACATGAAGACCTGATACGGCAAGTAAATGTGCCGTGCCAGCTGAAGAAAACAGTTTGCGGGTGTCTTTCGACAGTTCGGATTTCTTCCCAAGTAGTAATGCGTGAACTATAGCCCCATTTTCCGCGGAAAATGATTTGTGGATATTCTCGGAAGTGTTGTGTCTGATTTTGTCGAAAATCGAAGTTAAACCGAATTCGGGAGGTGATGTGCTGTAGGAGCCTTTGGTTAAGTAGACTGAATGGAAAACCCCTTTGCGGTTCATAAAAGCTTTGAAGTCGAAAGCGCCAGGATTGGAAGGTGGGCGTAGTGGTGTAGGTGTCGCTTTGGTATAGATTAGACTGCCTGGCTGTATTTTCTCGGAAATGATGCTTTTGCCGAAGCAAACGCAGTTTAGTCGGGTGTTGTCGTTTTGGAAAGCGACGATCAGATATTTCCCTTTGTTTTGGGTGACTTTCCCTTTTAGGTAGTTGCCTTGAGGAATTGTGGAGTGTTCTCTTGTTTGTTTCTCAGTACGGAGGGCGTAGATGGCGAAAACCCCGACAGCGGTAAAGAAAATGGCAAGCGGTTTTCGGAATTTCCGAAGCGCTCCGATGCCGTAAGTTATTGTAAGAAGCGCTAAGAAAATAACGGAGACGGTTGGATAGCTGAATTTGGGTAATGCGCTGGCGCAAGAAATTGCCAGAACAGCGAATAATAAAAGAAAAGATAAAGGATGCTTTCCGAACGTCATGGAATGGGGTGTTCAGAAAGCGTTCCGGTTTATTCGGATTTTATCATGGGGATGAAATATTGGTCTTCGTCCAAGAAGGGATCTCCGTTTTTTGTGAAGCCGAATTTCTGGTAAACAAAGACGGACTCTGGGCGACAGGCCAACACTATTGGGAAACCGGAAGTGTGCGGATTGGATCGGATATCTTCCAATACGGCCTTTACCAGCGCCGTCCCGACTCCTTTGGTTCTGTATTCTTTCAGTACGGCGAATTTTTCCAAATGGATTTGGTCGTCTACAAAGCGCCAACGGGCGGTTCCGCATGCTGTTTCTTGGCTGTCATAGGCTATAAAGTGTACCGAGGCTAAATCAAAGGCTTCGTTGGCCAGTGATTGGTCATCGGCCAAAAACACCGAATTTCGAATTGTCATCGATTCCGCCATTTCGGGGTCGGACATTACCTTTTTTACCGTTACCATACCGTGAGATCTCGTAGATGTTTGAATTGTCGAATAGTTCTAAACGCATTAAAAATAGTACATGGAAATAGGGTGCCTTTGAGAGAGTGTGGCTACTTTCGAACCCTTTTTTCGTTTGTTTGGAACGAATAATAGCAAAGCTGTTGAATAAATAAAAATGGACGGTCGGTTTTCGTAGGGAGAAACCGAAAAGAAGCCCGAAATTTTCTTTTACTCTAAACTTTGACCCGCCTGAAAGTGTCGTTACATAAGAACTAGTCGATTTCTTCGCTAAAATGTGTTTTGTATTATTTTACATTAATTAAAGCATGAGGAGGCGTGGTTATATAGATGAAATGGAAGAGAAAGAGTGTGGAACTTTTTCTCTTTGACGTGCGTAAACGATGTTTTCGGGCGTTTTTATTAGAAGCGTTTGGTTATATACTAATTGTTGTTGATATGAAAAGCAGAGTGATCAGAAGTTTGGTTTTTGTGTTGTTGGTGGTAGCGGTGTCTTCCTGTTCACGACATACTGTTACAAGGGTAAGTCCGGACCAACAGATTGACTTAAGTGGCCGTTGGAACGACAGCGATGACAGGAAAGTGGCCGAAAGTATGATTGCCGATGTGATGAACAGGCCGTGGGTAACCAACTTTGAGAGTGTCCACAAGCGGAAACCGGTAGTGATAGTTGGGTATGTGAAAAACAAGACCGATGAGCATATTAATCCAGATCCGTTCATTACGGCGATAGAGCAAGAGTTTATCAATTCCGGCCGAGTTAGGGTGGTTCAAAACAGCGAGTTCAGGGAAAAGTTACGGGAGGAAAGAGCGCAACAACAGGAGTTCGCCTCAAAAGAGACTGCCAAAAAGTGGGGCAGAGAGCTTGGCGCCGACTTTATGATGTTCGGAAAGATCTCTTCAGTGCTTGATGAGTATGGAAAAAGGAAAGTGAAAGCCTATACGGTGACTCTAGAATTGGATGATTTGGAGACAAATGAAAAGGTTTGGTTGAATAATAAGACAATCAAGAAATATATTACAGACTAATAACGATTTCTGTTATTAAGTTTTTTTGAAAGGGACAACGCCTCGAAACGTTGTCTCTTTTTCTGTTGTTTAAGCTGTGAGGATAAAGTGGAGGTTGATATGGTGAAGCTTATTGCGCGCTTTTTTGTCTGTGTGTTTTTGCTTACTTCTTGCCAGACATATTACACGAAGAATAAGAAATTCAATGACGAGTTTACCTCTGGACATTTGGAACAGGCGGAAAAGACTCTGGAAAAAAACAGCAAGGAAGGATCTGGCAAAGAGCGTTTCCTTTACTTCGTGAATCAGGGAGTCGTCTTGCAATTGCTTGGAAAATATGAAGAGAGCAATGTTTGGTTTGAGAAGGCTTATATATTCACGGAGGATTATCAAAAAAACTATGTTAATGAGGCTTTGACATTTTTGGTGAACCCGACAACGACGGTTTACCCGGCAGAGGACCATGAACGGTTTTATGTGCTGTATTACAAAGCGGTGAACTACCTGAAGCTCGGAAGTCATGACGCCGCTTTGGTGGAATGTCGCAGGCTGAATAATTTGGTGAATCGGTTGTCGGACAAATACAAAAGCAAAAATAAGTTTAAGGCTGACGCATTCATACATAACCTGATCGGGTTGATCTACGATGCAGATGGGGATGTGAATAACGCTTTTATCGCTTATCGAAACGCTTTGAAAATCTATGATGGCTCATATACGGCTGATTTTGGGCTTGGAGCGCCCGAACAGCTGAAAAAAGACTTGTTGCGGACCGCTTATCTCAATGGTTTTGATGAAGAATTGAGAAAGTTTGAACATCAATTCGGAATGAAATACAAGCACACCCCGATGAACGGCCAAGGCGATGTAGTATTTTTGTGGGGGAACGGATTGGGCCCCGTCAAAGACGAATGGGGAATTAATTTTATCATCACCGAATCGTATCCCGGTGTTGTGGTTTTTCAAAATGTCCAGCAAGGTTTATCATTTCCTTTCCCGATTCCAGCCGGCGAGCGATCTGGCATAGAAGGGTTGAAAACCGTACGGGTTGTTTTTCCGAAATATGTTGAGCGTCCTGTTTATTTTGGCGGAGCCGAATTAGTGACGCAAGACGGACAGAGGGTTGCTCTGGAGAAGGTGGAGGATGTAAACGCTATATCTTTCAAAATCCTTAAGGAAAGAATGCTTTGGACATTCGGAAAAACACTGTTGAGAGTGGCTTTGAAGCAGGTGGCCGCTTATGAGTTGGGCAAAGAAAGCAAAGGTTTGGGCGTGGCTGCGCAGATATTGGGAGCGGTAAGCGAAAAAGCCGATACCCGAAATTGGCAGACTTTACCGCACAGTATTTATTATGCAAGGATCAGAATGCCAGAAGGTAAGAATGGAATGAGCTTGAATCTTTATCCTGAATCGGGAGGAACGGCTAAGCACGATATAAGTGTGGATATAAAAGCTGGCCAAACCCAATTCAAAACTTTCTCTTCACTGGAGGTGAATCCGGCGTTTTATCAACAAGGGGACAACGGCTATAGGTACGGATATTAATTCGTGGTTTGATTCTGTCGGACAAACATGTCAGGCTGGGGCGATGTTCGTTTTTCCGCTTTTCCGTCGGGAGAGATTTCGTAGCCTTTGTGGGTTAAGAATTCGCCGAGGTTTTTCTCCTGCGTTGCGAAAGAGAGACGAGTGCCGTTTTTCCAAGAGGCCCTTTCCGCTAAATAGAGAAGATAACCGCCTAGGCCTTGGTTTCGGTGGCTTTCCCTGACCCACATATCAAGGATTTCCAAAGAAGACTCAGAGCCTCTTACTTCGAGTCCGCCAAGGATAAGCGCATCTTCTTCTGGCGATTCTTTTACGACATAAAAGGAGCTGGGAGCTTTGTTGTCGGCAATCCAGTCTTGGCCGTGAATGTTTTTTTTGAATTCGGCATACTCTGGCGAAAGTTGCGCATAGGTATAAACGGAATAGAAAAAAGAGAAGAGTTTCATGGCTTTGAAGGCTTTATTGGCACATTTTAACCAAAAAAGGGTGGGGGAGAAAATCAATTCTTTTTTTCGCTTGTAAGATTATCGCGGACTTTTAAGCTTGTCGCTATTCGGGTATAAATGCGAATGTGTCGGGAGGAAAGCTTATCTTTGCCGCCGAAAGAGGAAAA
It encodes the following:
- a CDS encoding GNAT family N-acetyltransferase, translating into MVTVKKVMSDPEMAESMTIRNSVFLADDQSLANEAFDLASVHFIAYDSQETACGTARWRFVDDQIHLEKFAVLKEYRTKGVGTALVKAVLEDIRSNPHTSGFPIVLACRPESVFVYQKFGFTKNGDPFLDEDQYFIPMIKSE
- a CDS encoding ComEC/Rec2 family competence protein, which encodes MTFGKHPLSFLLLFAVLAISCASALPKFSYPTVSVIFLALLTITYGIGALRKFRKPLAIFFTAVGVFAIYALRTEKQTREHSTIPQGNYLKGKVTQNKGKYLIVAFQNDNTRLNCVCFGKSIISEKIQPGSLIYTKATPTPLRPPSNPGAFDFKAFMNRKGVFHSVYLTKGSYSTSPPEFGLTSIFDKIRHNTSENIHKSFSAENGAIVHALLLGKKSELSKDTRKLFSSAGTAHLLAVSGLHVGIIYGALLFLFRSWRKQPKYRLMFLFVVLLSLLSFCLLTGMPASAARASVMFGLLAIGDYLHRDSVPLNTLCGTALIMLFINPLWLYDLGFQLSFLAIAGILTIYPALSSIFNPKKYLPRKIWQALCVSTAAQIATLPLILFHFGTFPTYFLLSNLLAVPIISVCTILSSVYIFIQEFSWLSTPFTWCIEQLLNICRHILVFINQLPASTIQLRGFGIIELISTLSITIMALAFPQRFRKFRWALIPLMSAVALTVRGIQPIKPDKLVVYKTKYGPTLDLISERARAFINLHTTIPDTASFPYYIANTRIGLSEKQTPSMTLKGVRLYTVNGNTFGIIDNPTPAILDICEKHIDFNLFLKKPEEPETSVQSLDGTWIINDFKPKTASFSPKKHWMKTFGGKSIELIESKK
- a CDS encoding GNAT family N-acetyltransferase — translated: MKLFSFFYSVYTYAQLSPEYAEFKKNIHGQDWIADNKAPSSFYVVKESPEEDALILGGLEVRGSESSLEILDMWVRESHRNQGLGGYLLYLAERASWKNGTRLSFATQEKNLGEFLTHKGYEISPDGKAEKRTSPQPDMFVRQNQTTN
- a CDS encoding penicillin-binding protein activator LpoB — translated: MKSRVIRSLVFVLLVVAVSSCSRHTVTRVSPDQQIDLSGRWNDSDDRKVAESMIADVMNRPWVTNFESVHKRKPVVIVGYVKNKTDEHINPDPFITAIEQEFINSGRVRVVQNSEFREKLREERAQQQEFASKETAKKWGRELGADFMMFGKISSVLDEYGKRKVKAYTVTLELDDLETNEKVWLNNKTIKKYITD